Proteins from a genomic interval of Osmia bicornis bicornis chromosome 13, iOsmBic2.1, whole genome shotgun sequence:
- the LOC114879776 gene encoding eukaryotic translation initiation factor 2D, with product MFIKPFKVKSNNQLKGTERKKLCEEVLIAYPSLTEEEIQSLIPKKEAISVMKIVTHSGLYGKVYCAAKIPMFFQIDSLNDMLLPTIYTLWCHPNLLIAFTTYSAVILKLSGGADLMLPGVIVKEPVTLYTFGKLKKGTPVSVNTKDNKAPVAVGITALSSEDMYMSAGHGKCVEILHVIGDTLCQLGKPPLRPNLGPVNIDGDNDKLEDQINEETNDSNDESLADAINDLEINNDRVAEIEDLSESTMEESKIEESEEIENITACQSQMVLDPVKEMDNLLEYCFLKACKTSVKSTDLPMLTSNFFKNHLIAVCPSNKNVDIKKSRYKKLSVFLSEMKEKGIIDTSVMKGVESILSIKFDHPLLRKLVILEERKSVDPVESNTAVVSECYKVTAAVLPVLSKFGYEKGDVMKRAEIRKCFTDYVKAENLQDGKTLKLNPQLAGIMKTKVNQETVTMEDGINKFIGRMTHMHEVTLAGNKLLHTGKLEPIDMRVTVRSGGKKVTLINNLETFGINSKEFSKECQNIGASATITDEPGKKTPSVLVQGNQILYVYKLLTEKYQIKKTYIRGLEFAPKKQGSHKK from the exons atgtttataaaaccATTTAAAGTAAAGTCAAATAATCAATTGAAGGGAACTGAAAG GAAAAAATTATGCGAAGAAGTTTTAATCGCATACCCAAGTCtaacagaagaagaaatacaATCACTGATTCCTAAGAAAGAAGCAATAAGCGTTATGAAAATTGTAACTCACAGTGGACTCTATGGAAAAGTTTATTGCGCTGCTAAAATACCCATGTTCTTTCAAATTGATTCTTTAAACGACATGTTATTACCAACTATATATACCTTATGGTGTCATCCAAATTTGTTAATAGCTTTTACAACATATTCTGCAGTTATCCTAAAATTATCAGGAGGCGCAGATTTAATGTTACCTGGAGTCATTGTCAAAGAACCTGTAACATTATATACCTttggaaaattgaagaaaGGTACACCTGTTTCAGTGAATACAAAAGATAACAAG GCACCAGTTGCTGTTGGCATTACAGCACTTTCCAGTGAAGATATGTATATGTCAGCAGGTCATGGGAAGTGTGTAGAAATCCTACATGTAATAGGTGACACCCTTTGTCAGTTAGGAAAGCCACCTTTAAGACCAAATTTAGGGCCAGTAAATATTGATGGGGATAATGATAAATTAGAAGATCAAATTAATGAAGAAACCAATGATAGTAACGACGAATCCCTTGCTGATGCGATTAATGACTTGGAAATCAATAATGATAGAGTAGCAGAAATTGAAGATCTTAGTGAG AGTACCATGGAGGAAAGTAAAATAGAAGAATCAGAAGAGATAGAAAATATAACTGCTTGTCAATCACAGATGGTTTTAGATCCAGTCAAAGAAATGGATAATTTATTAGAGTACTGTTTTTTGAAAGCTTGTAAAACATCGGTGAAATCTACCGATTTACCGATGTTAACGTCCAATTTCTTTAAGAATCATTTAATCGCGGTATGTCCGtctaataaaaatgttgataTAAAAAAGTCTCGGTACAAAAAGTTATCTGTATTCTTATcggaaatgaaagaaaaagggatcATCGATACTTCCGTTATGAAAGGAGTTGAAAGTATATTATCTATCAAG TTTGATCATCCCCTTTTGAGGAAGCTAGTCATTTTAGAAGAACGTAAATCGGTCGATCCAGTTGAATCAAATACAGCAGTCGTCTCGGAATGTTACAAAGTGACTGCTGCTGTTTTACCTGTATTGTCAAAATTCGGATATGA AAAAGGGGACGTAATGAAAAGAGCTGAGATCAGAAAATGTTTTACTGATTACGTGAAAGCAGAAAATCTTCAAGATGGAAA GACGTTGAAGTTAAACCCGCAACTGGCAGGTATTATGAAAACCAAAGTAAATCAGGAAACCGTAACAATGGAGGATggaataaacaaatttattgGACGTATGACCCATATGCATGAAGTTACTTTAGCAggaaataaattgttacacACAGGCAAATTGGAACCCATCGACATGAGGGTCACTGTTCGATCTGGCGGTAAAAAG GTTACGCTAATAAACAACTTGGAAACGTTCGGTATAAATTCCAAGGAGTTTAGTAAAGAATGTCAAAATATTGGAGCTAGTGCAACAATTACAGATGAGCCTGGAAAAAAGACTCCCAGTGTTCTTGTTCAAGGAAATCAGATTTTATACGTTTACAAATTACTTACAG AAAAATACCAGATTAAAAAGACCTATATAAGGGGATTGGAATTCGCTCCGAAGAAGCAAGGTTCCCACAAAAAATAA